In Nitrospirota bacterium, a single genomic region encodes these proteins:
- the queC gene encoding 7-cyano-7-deazaguanine synthase QueC: MKAVVLASGGLDSTVTAAVAKQDGCALYFLTVSYGQRHRIEVERAREIARTLGAADHVVLELDLRRFGGSALTGAESVPKDRAPADRAEGIPATYVPARNTVFLSLALAYAEALDARHIYFGANVLDYSGYPDCRPEFIQAFEAVARLGTKAGVEGRAVTIRTPLLYLSKAEIIRTGVALKVPFHLTHSCYDPVPPGLACGRCDSCLIRREGFQQAGVADPIQYAVG, translated from the coding sequence ATGAAAGCGGTCGTGCTCGCGAGCGGCGGTCTGGACTCCACCGTCACGGCGGCGGTCGCGAAACAGGACGGCTGCGCCCTCTATTTCTTAACGGTTTCGTACGGGCAGCGTCATCGGATTGAAGTCGAGCGCGCGCGCGAAATCGCGCGGACCCTGGGCGCCGCCGATCATGTCGTGCTCGAGTTGGACCTGCGGCGCTTCGGTGGCTCCGCGCTCACGGGCGCCGAGTCGGTGCCCAAAGACCGGGCGCCCGCTGACCGGGCCGAGGGCATCCCGGCGACCTATGTGCCGGCCCGCAACACCGTGTTCCTGTCGCTGGCCCTGGCCTATGCGGAAGCGCTGGACGCCCGGCACATTTACTTCGGCGCCAACGTGCTGGACTACTCGGGGTATCCCGATTGCCGGCCGGAGTTCATCCAAGCGTTCGAAGCCGTGGCGAGACTCGGCACCAAAGCCGGAGTGGAAGGACGGGCGGTGACGATCCGGACCCCGTTGCTGTACCTGTCCAAAGCCGAGATCATCCGGACCGGCGTGGCGCTGAAGGTGCCGTTCCATCTGACCCACAGTTGCTATGATCCGGTGCCGCCTGGCCTGGCTTGCGGCCGCTGCGACAGTTGTCTCATCCGGCGGGAAGGATTCCAGCAGGCCGGAGTTGCCGATCCCATTCAGTATGCGGTAGGTTAG
- a CDS encoding cytochrome c produces MRAGLTLCLLAAGLSSACADGSATQNAAVPAEFRTGAAKFKANCAGCHGERAAGTTQGPPLVHKIYEPNHHPDITFQRAAANGVRAHHWNFGNMPKIDGVTPEDVDQIIRYVRWLQRQAGIN; encoded by the coding sequence ATGCGGGCGGGGTTGACCCTTTGTCTGCTGGCGGCCGGTCTTTCTTCCGCCTGCGCCGACGGATCGGCGACACAGAATGCGGCGGTTCCGGCAGAGTTTCGGACCGGCGCGGCCAAGTTCAAGGCCAACTGCGCCGGCTGTCATGGCGAGCGGGCCGCCGGCACGACTCAGGGCCCGCCGCTGGTCCACAAGATCTACGAACCCAATCACCATCCGGATATCACCTTCCAGCGAGCAGCCGCGAACGGCGTCCGCGCCCACCACTGGAACTTCGGGAACATGCCCAAGATCGACGGGGTCACGCCTGAAGACGTCGATCAGATCATCCGCTATGTCCGCTGGCTCCAGCGCCAAGCGGGAATCAACTGA